One part of the Anopheles coustani chromosome 2, idAnoCousDA_361_x.2, whole genome shotgun sequence genome encodes these proteins:
- the LOC131266745 gene encoding dnaJ homolog subfamily C member 7 isoform X1 codes for MPLTDIKRLKMSDTVIDLVNDSESEDVIMIDDQPETSEPKEEKQSMETNEQEEEPNASVNDTDEVEFVPISQQTLAEEKKNAGNEEYKSKRYDDALRLYTEAINLSPDTAAYYGNRSACHMMRGDYRAALNDVKKAISIDEKYEKGYIRMAKCSLVLGDVVGTEQAIRKFLSFDPSNTALRDEITLLKQLRDFNEKAAACYDLKDYRTCLFHCDNAIKIAPASIQNKLLKAECLAMLHRFEEAGNIAITIMQSNSANADAIYVRGLTLYYCDNLEKGLLHFERALMLDPDHKKAKAMRQKAKQLKEKKETGNELFKTGKFRPALTTYSEALEIDPLNKDINSKLYYNRALVNSKLGNLREAITDCTKALSLNEKYMKALLQRAKLHYNMENYEEAVKDYEKALKHDRSMEIKNLLKDAKLQLKKSKRKDYYKILGVTKQASEDEIKKAYRKRALVHHPDRHANATDEEKKEQERKFKELGEAYTVLSDPVKKSRYDSGQDLEDMSGGADFDPQNVYRQFFFPSDFSFGGFPASGGSGQGGNYSFHFG; via the exons atGCCATTGACCGACATCAAACGGCTCAAAATGTCCGACACGGTGATTGATTTAGTAAACGATTCTGAATCGGAAGACGTGATTATGATCGATGATCAACCCGAAACCAGTGAgccaaaggaagaaaagcaatCGATGGAGACCAATGAACAGGAGGAAGAACCGAATGCCTCGGTCAACGATACAGATGAGGTGGAGTTTGTACCGATCAGCCAGCAAAC GCTTgcagaggaaaagaaaaatgccgGAAATGAAGAATACAAATCGAAACGCTACGACGATGCGCTCCGTCTGTACACCGAAGCGATAAACCTTAGCCCGGACACCGCAGCTTACTATGGCAACCGTTCCGCCTGCCACATGATGCGCGGTGATTATCGAGCCGCACTGAACGACGTGAAAAAGGCCATCAGCATTGACGAAAAGTACGAAAAAGGATACATCCGAATGGCAAAGTGTTCTCTCGTGCTTG GTGATGTCGTTGGAACAGAGCAGGCGATCCGGAAGTTTCTAAGTTTTGATCCTTCGAATACGGCTCTGAGAGATGAAATAACGCTGTTGAAACAACTGCGCGATTTCAACGAGAAAGCAGCCGCATGCTATGATTTGAAGGACTATCGCACTTGCCTCTTCCACTGTGATAACGCGATCAAGATAGCCCCGGCGAGCATACAGAACAAACTCCTGAAGGCTGAATGTTTGGCTATGCTGCATCGCTTCGAGGAGGCGGGCAACATTGCAATCACCATCATGCAATCGAACAGCGCCAACGCGGATGCGATCTATGTGCGTGGATTAACTCTCTACTATTGTGACAATCTGGAGAAGGGCCTGCTGCACTTTGAACGGGCACTGATGCTTGATCCGGACCACAAGAAGGCAAAAGCGATGCGCCAGAAGGCGAAACAGCTGAAAGAGAAGAAGGAAACGGGTAACGAGCTGTTCAAGACGGGCAAATTCCGGCCGGCTTTGACAACGTACAGCGAGGCACTGGAGATCGATCCACTGAACAAGGACATTAACAGCAAGCTGTACTACAACCGGGCGCTGGTAAATTCGAAGCTTGGCAACCTTCGGGAAGCGATTACCGACTGCACGAAAGCACTGTCGTTGAACGAAAAGTACATGAAGGCGCTGCTTCAACGTGCCAAGCTACACTACAACATGGAAAACTACGAGGAAGCGGTGAAGGATTACGAGAAGGCGCTCAAGCACGACCGTTCAATGGAGATCAAGAACCTGCTGAAGGATGCCAAGCTGCAGCTGAAAAAGTCAAAGCGCAAGGACTACTACAAAATTCTCGGTGTCACAAAGCAGGCGTCGGAGGATGAGATCAAGAAGGCGTACAGAAAGCGCGCCCTGGTACACCATCCCGATCGCCATGCGAACGCCACGGatgaggaaaagaaagaacagGAACGTAAGTTCAAAGAGCTCGGTGAAGCTTACACGGTGCTCTCGGATCCGGTGAAAAAATCGCGCTACGACAGTGGGCAGGACTTGGAGGACATGAGTGGTGGTG ctGATTTTGATCCGCAGAATGTTTACCGACAGTTCTTCTTCCCGAGCGACTTCTCCTTCGGCGGATTTCCTGCATCCGGTGGCAGCGGGCAGGGCGGAAATTATTCTTTCCATTTTGGTTAA
- the LOC131266745 gene encoding dnaJ homolog subfamily C member 7 isoform X2: MPLTDIKRLKMSDTVIDLVNDSESEDVIMIDDQPETSEPKEEKQSMETNEQEEEPNASVNDTDEVEFVPISQQTLAEEKKNAGNEEYKSKRYDDALRLYTEAINLSPDTAAYYGNRSACHMMRGDYRAALNDVKKAISIDEKYEKGYIRMAKCSLVLGDVVGTEQAIRKFLSFDPSNTALRDEITLLKQLRDFNEKAAACYDLKDYRTCLFHCDNAIKIAPASIQNKLLKAECLAMLHRFEEAGNIAITIMQSNSANADAIYVRGLTLYYCDNLEKGLLHFERALMLDPDHKKAKAMRQKAKQLKEKKETGNELFKTGKFRPALTTYSEALEIDPLNKDINSKLYYNRALVNSKLGNLREAITDCTKALSLNEKYMKALLQRAKLHYNMENYEEAVKDYEKALKHDRSMEIKNLLKDAKLQLKKSKRKDYYKILGVTKQASEDEIKKAYRKRALVHHPDRHANATDEEKKEQERKFKELGEAYTVLSDPVKKSRYDSGQDLEDMSGADFDPQNVYRQFFFPSDFSFGGFPASGGSGQGGNYSFHFG, encoded by the exons atGCCATTGACCGACATCAAACGGCTCAAAATGTCCGACACGGTGATTGATTTAGTAAACGATTCTGAATCGGAAGACGTGATTATGATCGATGATCAACCCGAAACCAGTGAgccaaaggaagaaaagcaatCGATGGAGACCAATGAACAGGAGGAAGAACCGAATGCCTCGGTCAACGATACAGATGAGGTGGAGTTTGTACCGATCAGCCAGCAAAC GCTTgcagaggaaaagaaaaatgccgGAAATGAAGAATACAAATCGAAACGCTACGACGATGCGCTCCGTCTGTACACCGAAGCGATAAACCTTAGCCCGGACACCGCAGCTTACTATGGCAACCGTTCCGCCTGCCACATGATGCGCGGTGATTATCGAGCCGCACTGAACGACGTGAAAAAGGCCATCAGCATTGACGAAAAGTACGAAAAAGGATACATCCGAATGGCAAAGTGTTCTCTCGTGCTTG GTGATGTCGTTGGAACAGAGCAGGCGATCCGGAAGTTTCTAAGTTTTGATCCTTCGAATACGGCTCTGAGAGATGAAATAACGCTGTTGAAACAACTGCGCGATTTCAACGAGAAAGCAGCCGCATGCTATGATTTGAAGGACTATCGCACTTGCCTCTTCCACTGTGATAACGCGATCAAGATAGCCCCGGCGAGCATACAGAACAAACTCCTGAAGGCTGAATGTTTGGCTATGCTGCATCGCTTCGAGGAGGCGGGCAACATTGCAATCACCATCATGCAATCGAACAGCGCCAACGCGGATGCGATCTATGTGCGTGGATTAACTCTCTACTATTGTGACAATCTGGAGAAGGGCCTGCTGCACTTTGAACGGGCACTGATGCTTGATCCGGACCACAAGAAGGCAAAAGCGATGCGCCAGAAGGCGAAACAGCTGAAAGAGAAGAAGGAAACGGGTAACGAGCTGTTCAAGACGGGCAAATTCCGGCCGGCTTTGACAACGTACAGCGAGGCACTGGAGATCGATCCACTGAACAAGGACATTAACAGCAAGCTGTACTACAACCGGGCGCTGGTAAATTCGAAGCTTGGCAACCTTCGGGAAGCGATTACCGACTGCACGAAAGCACTGTCGTTGAACGAAAAGTACATGAAGGCGCTGCTTCAACGTGCCAAGCTACACTACAACATGGAAAACTACGAGGAAGCGGTGAAGGATTACGAGAAGGCGCTCAAGCACGACCGTTCAATGGAGATCAAGAACCTGCTGAAGGATGCCAAGCTGCAGCTGAAAAAGTCAAAGCGCAAGGACTACTACAAAATTCTCGGTGTCACAAAGCAGGCGTCGGAGGATGAGATCAAGAAGGCGTACAGAAAGCGCGCCCTGGTACACCATCCCGATCGCCATGCGAACGCCACGGatgaggaaaagaaagaacagGAACGTAAGTTCAAAGAGCTCGGTGAAGCTTACACGGTGCTCTCGGATCCGGTGAAAAAATCGCGCTACGACAGTGGGCAGGACTTGGAGGACATGAGTGGTG ctGATTTTGATCCGCAGAATGTTTACCGACAGTTCTTCTTCCCGAGCGACTTCTCCTTCGGCGGATTTCCTGCATCCGGTGGCAGCGGGCAGGGCGGAAATTATTCTTTCCATTTTGGTTAA
- the LOC131266740 gene encoding uncharacterized protein LOC131266740 yields MPRIDPLKLLVCLSVLLAPNGGIKTAAEVKRLANLMAKFSKKLVSKCIYIQILKCTDTELLGQFMQTGGWSLVHMWLVDGIGSKNWPLIQELLELLLCCPVDVERLKINSTPRLVKSLSTDSAHESVRLLATKLVEQWLYIVKAPKQLPSSMTGLSQSEILTTATTGLAAITDGKTPSVVDQQSGGMGGLAQEGVKNGLVGTETYQHSNGYIDDTEQPAENGVEAEEDQNHRQDQADVVDAAKKSFRAIVEHQDQSSQKKTPLVLKITTKNGKQVVAKVVSPSSKKTKQDLIDQIDDGDEDEDEEEVLVNIESTKKAGEEAISEQAEKQQQQQQDSKESKKLDVDGKEGGKERSSSSSSRDKDRQHHHHREKDRKGSSSSGSRSSSSKSSSGGSSSSSSKHKSSSSSSKSSSSSSRDKDKDRHGSSSSSSSKHKSSSSSSSKSNGSSSKSGSSSSSEKNREKTSHSSGSGSSTNKESKDSKGHSTSPNGSHGSSSKLAKLSRKGSKDAGNDSGSETSGSNTTVSGSKSSSSANGGSSSTSIPSKKASISIEVRNPENRPKTVKTYNSQFRSHGLIEEAPPPPSRKGLKKPSSTANSAMSSSNSTSASVGSTASGTTTKRSSLSPTPSSGKEGGPPPEKKPKEDPLERPGSIKLIPPKRQHALVESDMFMDALSATLRKDVKKRKRRTSGSESSAPASSKPAEGSKADGAAATSTTTSKAAPDSPTGTSSALPEAEATTPTTPTSPKPTVVPPIAPMSFYRDTLAEEDDNKDGDDAKEADSEDTKKAAVDGEQEKDGDEPAKKEGAADDEDETIVKKPKRVRCELNDEDDADDDEVTENGEKKKNRRDSQDGEKQEDTDDKTELMEVVMNDVEKKMAEEAGGAVEGSPRKADDEKEEEEATGKKPPGPGCGPDGPPGVLVIHRRKGPKKQLRWRVADELEEIRYFELDVTERCNVTKSFTDMKQMERVDERQKFLLARKVGSEDIMVERTPWRPLLLVDNVPTAPDGSQSVERKVQFQRERGCLQALYFNKHMIPDSPVEPDPVDTYQTADPVHIPLEDVTGNPDSVNDFTSMPWPDPKSTPPHESAAFNSPFFPSDLPPGAGFGPGGFPPPFPAGAVAAALPGPAPWTIHPRPGALQPGMFPLNQPPPGMAAGGGGGGGGGGSPNIISLPPNIPPPGMFPGATNFNAPPPDLAVMGDGRRAPGASGDRDYRIGPPPPQQQQWVSNNGRAFSNNNPRGSGAPGYGSRGGGPGNWNRSAGSTGDRGRNGEEGRGNYRGHWMQNTSNRGHNNSRGGGGRKW; encoded by the exons ATG ccGCGCATCGACCCTTTGAAACTGTTGGTGTGCTTGAGTGTATTGCTCGCACCGAACGGAGGCATCAAAACGGCAGCGGAGGTGAAACGCTTGGCCAA TTTGATGgccaaattttccaaaaagtTAGTGTCCAAATGCATTTACATTCAAATACTTAAATGCACCGATACGGAACTGTTGGGACAGTTCATGCAAACGGGCGGCTGGTCGTTGGTGCACATGTGGTTGGTGGACGGTATTGGTTCGAAGAACTGGCCACTGATTCAGGAGCTGCTGGAACTGTTGCTCTGCTGCCCGGTCGACGTGGAACGATTGAAGATCAACAGCACTCCCCGGCTGGTTAAATCCCTGTCAACGGACAGCGCCCACGAGA GTGTACGCCTTCTTGCCACGAAGCTTGTCGAGCAGTGGCTTTACATTGTGAAGGCTCCGAAACAACTACCGTCCTCGATGACTGGTCTAAGTCAATCCGAAATTTTGACCACCGCCACTACCGGGTTGGCCGCCATAACGGACGGTAAGACGCCATCGGTGGTCGACCAGCAGAGCGGCGGCATGGGAGGACTCGCTCAGGAGGGCGTTAAAAACGGTCTGGTGGGAACGGAAACCTACCAACATAGCAACGGCTACATCGATGATACCGAGCAGCCTGCTGAAAATGGAGTGGAAGCTGAAGAGGATCAGAATCACCGCCAGGATCAAGCAGATGTCGTGGATGCAGCAAAAAAATCATTCCGCGCGATTGTGGAACATCAGGATCAATCgtcgcaaaagaaaacaccctTGGTGCTAAAGATCACCACAAAAAATGGGAAGCAAGTAGTGGCGAAGGTTGTCTCGCCATCGAGCAAGAAAACCAAGCAGGATCTGATTGATCAAATCGATGACGGCGACGaagacgaggacgaggaggaggtaTTGGTCAATATAGAATCGACCAAAAAGGCCGGCGAGGAGGCCATTTCCGAGCAAGCggagaagcagcagcagcagcaacaggatTCGAAGGAATCGAAAAAACTAGACGTTGATGGCAAAGAGGGTGGCAAGGAGCGAtcatcatcctcctcctcgagAGACAAAGATCGAcaacatcatcaccatcgtgaAAAAGATCGCAagggcagcagcagtagcggtAGTCGTTCGTCATCATCGAAATCGTCCAGCGGTGGTagtagtagcagcagtagcaaGCATAAATCTTCGAGTAGTAGCAGCAAGAgctctagctcttctagtcgCGATAAGGACAAGGATCGCCATggtagcagtagtagtagtagtagtaaacACAAGAGCTCGTCCTCGTCTTCATCTAAGTCAAACGGTAGTAGCTCTAAGAGCGGTAGCAGCTCCAGTAGCgaaaaaaacagagaaaaaacaagTCATTCGTCTGGAAGCGGCAGTAGTACCAATAAAGAGAGTAAGGATTCGAAGGGTCATTCGACATCGCCGAACGGGAGCCATGGCAGCAGTAGCAAGCTGGCAAAGCTGTCCCGCaaaggatcgaaggatgcAGGCAACGATAGTGGATCAGAGACTAGTGGTAGCAATACCACCGTGAGTGGCTCTAAGTCCTCTTCGTCGGCCAACGGCGGTAGCTCCTCCACGAGCATTCCAAGCAAGAAGGCGTCCATTTCGATTGAAGTGCGCAATCCGGAAAATCGACCAAAGACGGTCAAAACATACAATTCACAATTTCGCTCGCATGGCCTCATCGAGGAggcaccgccaccaccatcgcGCAAGGGGTTGAAAAAGCCATCTTCCACTGCGAACTCTGCCATGTCCTCGTCGAATTCGACAAGCGCCTCCGTCGGCTCAACGGCAAGCGGTACGACAACGAAGCGTAGCTCATTATCACCAACACCATCCTCCGGAAAAGAGGGAGGTCCCCCGCCCGAGAAGAAACCGAAAGAGGACCCCCTGGAGCGACCCGGCTCTATCAAACTTATACCTCCAAAGCGTCAAC ATGCCTTGGTCGAGTCGGACATGTTCATGGACGCGCTGTCCGCCACACTGCGCAAGGACGTGAAGAAGCGCAAACGACGCACCAGTGGGTCGGAGAGTTCTGCTCCCGCCAGCAGCAAACCTGCTGAGGGTAGCAAAGCAGATGGCGCTGCGGCCACCAGCACAACGACCAGCAAGGCAGCACCGGACAGTCCGACCGGCACATCGTCAGCGTTGCCCGAAGCGGAAGCGACCACCCCGACGACTCCGACCTCACCGAAACCGACCGTGGTGCCCCCGATCGCGCCGATGTCCTTCTACCGGGACACACTGGCCGAGGAAGACGATAACAAGGATGGTGACGATGCGAAGGAAGCGGATTCGGAAGACACCAAGAAGGCGGCGGTTGATGGGGAACAGGAAAAGGATGGCGATGAGCCTGCCAAGAAGGAGGGTGCTgccgacgacgaagacgagaCAATCGTGAAAAAGCCCAAGCGCGTCCGATGCGAACTGAACGATGAGGATgatgccgacgacgacgaggtaACGGAAAATggtgagaagaagaaaaaccgtAGAGACTCGCAGGACGGTGAGAAACAGGAGGACACCGACGACAAGACTGAGCTGATGGAGGTTGTTATGAACGACGTGGAGAAGAAGATGGCCGAAGAAGCGGGTGGAGCCGTTGAGGGTTCGCCCCGGAAAGCAGATGacgagaaggaggaggaagaggcgACGGGCAAGAAGCCACCGGGGCCGGGCTGCGGGCCTGATGGACCCCCGGGAGTGCTGGTGATCCACCGACGCAAGGGTCCGAAGAAGCAGCTCCGGTGGCGCGTCGCGGACGAGCTCGAGGAGATCCGTTACTTCGAGCTGGACGTAACGGAGCGCTGCAACGTGACCAAGTCGTTCACCGACATGAAACAGATGGAGCGCGTGGACGAGCGGCAAAAGTTCCTGCTGGCTCGCAAGGTCGGCTCCGAGGACATCATGGTGGAGCGGACACCGTGGCGACCGCTGCTGCTCGTCGACAACGTGCCGACGGCGCCGGACGGCAGCCAGAGCGTGGAGCGGAAGGTGCAGTTCCAGCGCGAACGGGGATGCCTGCAGGCGCTGTACTTCAACAAGCACATGATACCGGACTCGCCCGTCGAGCCGGACCCGGTGGATACATACCAGACGGCCGATCCGGTGCACATTCCGCTGGAGGATGTCACGGGCAATCCGGACTCGGTGAACGATTTCACCAGCATGCCTTGGCCGGACCCGAAGTCGACCCCACCGCACGAGTCGGCAGCCTTCAATTCGCCCTTCTTCCCGTCGGATCTGCCCCCCGGGGCCGGGTTCGGGCCAGGCGGGTTCCCACCACCGTTCCCGGCGGGTGCTGTCGCCGCCGCCCTTCCGGGACCTGCACCTTGGACCATACATCCCCGACCGGGCGCCCTCCAGCCGGGCATGTTTCCGCTTAATCAACCTCCACCCGGAATGGCcgctggcggtggtggtggcggcggcggcggaggcAGTCCCAACATTATTTCACTGCCTCCGAACATTCCGCCTCCGGGCATGTTTCCCGGGGCGACCAACTTCAACGCTCCCCCACCGGATTTAGCCGTCATGGGTGACGGTCGAAGGGCACCGGGAGCAAGTGGGGATCGAGACTACCGCATCGGGCCACCACcgccccagcagcagcagtgggtCAGCAACAATGGCCGTGCcttcagcaacaacaacccACGCGGCAGCGGAGCACCGGGGTACGGCAGTCGGGGCGGAGGGCCGGGTAACTGGAATCGCAGCGCTGGCTCGACCGGAGACCGAGGAAGGAACGGGGAAGAGGGCCGTGGCAACTACCGCGGACATTGGATGCAGAACACCAGCAATCGGGGCCATAATAACAGTCGAGGCGGAGGTGGCCGGAAATGGTAG